Sequence from the Cucumis sativus cultivar 9930 chromosome 1, Cucumber_9930_V3, whole genome shotgun sequence genome:
TCAAGATTGAGGGCctcattttatctcaaattaaaattggtgaTTCCAAATTCTTGTGCATCCTCAAGATAAATTAAGGTACGGTAGAAACTTTAtccttatttcaaattaaaattttggttatgttccaaattttacattttttaaaaaaaaatcatattaaaattttttatccttaaataaaattatattgcagataaaactttgaaatttttaaggTTTCACCCTATTTCAACccttatttcaaatttaaatcatactatattcatagtttgattaatttgatatgttaaattgagcaaaaaaaaaaaaaaaaaaaactcgtattttgacttcaaatttatctttttttagagattcattcacccatatacgtgcataaatcttgaaaaatggACTTCTGTTGAATAGAAAATCTTTAGACCAATCACAAATGACAAcgtcatttactaaattaatgatgaaacatatttataactgAATTGGAgacttattaaaataattaatgtgtcccaaattaaaatttaaaacataaattggtcAATTTTGACAATGGCACATGTTTTCATCCTAACCAttggatcaagttaattattttgcttcaattaaatattatttacttgggcTAAGTTCAATTGAGCCAAAAAAATGAACTTAATTAAGCCCAAATGCTAAATATAACACAAATCCAtgtggttgagcccatggATCTAGTCCACGAACCAATCAGGCTTAAGACCATAAAACTCACCAGAGAACTCTACAAATAAaggaattctcctcatttgtaaGATGTTGGAAATTTTTGACTTTAGAGGTCTAGAGAATTCTCCCAAGAGTTAAAAGACTTCCTAATTCCTGAAAATTGAAGCTcctttttgaaaatacaagtGTTCTTCAAAAACTCCAACTTCCcttgaagattgaagcttctttgaagatacaaaacTTTCTCTAAGagtccaacttcaagaacatcacgtgttTCGCTTCCCCAATTCAAACGTAAGCATCCAGTCGAGAGAGAATCAAATGATCAATCTCTAGAGATCGAACCACATCgcatcaaacaaaaatataacatcaaCTCAAATTCAACTCCACGAAGCAAATTTCTTCGAAAATCTCATGCAAACACATCCTatggtttaattaatcaaaataaattttaattaaaaaaataaatcatgcAGCATGCTAAACATTAcattaatataacaattatattaatcCATGGATGTAATATGCtgaatgaaaattgattttcatcttaattaatacaacactttaaatataacaaattatatttaactaaGTAATGTCATGCATCATGCTTAtccaatttcatattttttaaatatcaacaTACTTTAAAAACtcatgaaattcaaaatcatgcattaaaacaaaatattataacatttataGTATATAAAAATGCATGAACTATATGACTATATGCTTAAAAACTCATGCATGATAATTATAATCCTAAGGTGCGATTTTAAACTATATGACATACActatgtatataattaatttaatcaaacatCACATGTAATAGTagattaaataacaaaatggaCCGAATATGGCACCcctaaaaattaatacaaaagaaaatttaaaaaaaaaaacacataagCAAGGTTCAAACACACGACCACCAacttcaaatgaaaaagatcAACCACTGCACCAGTTATCATGTATTGTTACAAATGACACACGGAAAACatgattgttttgaaaaataatgtgttttgtgaaagtattttgaaaaatagggttgttgggaaagaaattataagaataaggTTGTTTCccaaactattttcaaaaataggtgtttttttgaaattgaaggggtacacgacttccaaaTGAAATTGAACGAATGCACGACTTCCTAAATGCACATGTCAACACATTTGACCACTTCGCTCCACGTATGCACGAGTTTGACCCACGTGGACGtgggtacacgacttcctaaataattgtttgtaaaattattatattttaaaagattaacaaaattagtttttgtttaaatggccaaatttttggtagtttatgtttattatgaacaaattaaaaaaataaaccaaaggtaaacacaTCATTAGTGATATCTTATAAGAATTTTgaacgtttttttttaatacttggttctctacttttaaaaaatatatattatatattgatattattaagaaTACTCCTACATCTAAATCATATATTAGcaacttctaatttataattaatttaaaaaagttcaactttttatttatataacttGAATAAGTtctagcaaaatttaaaaacacttaaattatACAACTTAAGAAGCTTCCCCATCTCCCTCTACGACATCATCGCCTTGTCGTCGTCGTCACCGTCGAATGCGTCTACGATCTGTGTCGGCAACATTTAAACGTCGAGTCCGCTGAACAAGGTTGTCTATATCTCCCATGACTTCGTCACACATTGgactaaaaatttcaaaattgttttccaTGGAGACTCGACGTAcgtcttcaacaaaattattctgaacgattgtaaataatataattaaaaaatgttcatgtttgtattaaatttataaatcatattaaaactattaccATGCAATAACAGTAAGCGCCATCAGGTGTCATGAAGCGTCGGGTAATCGACGTGTACCAGAAAAAGTAGTTATCTGATACTGTCAGCTTCTGTGTTGCTTCTGCTTCGGCACAAAAATTATTTCGTGAATGCCACATTGCTATATGCTCTGCATGAATCCTACTCCAATCTTGATCGTGCTTGcctcttaaatcaatttggtGTAGGCCCTGATCTGTGGAGCAAAACTCTGGTGGCATTTGTAGCATATGGAACTGTCGCAATACACGATCTGCTTGATGCTTCTCAACGAGATGAAAGCAAATCATAGGACCCACATATGTCCACATCGCTTGACCGTTATGACATTGACGTGGAAGCAATGCCATAATGTGGGACGTGTATGGTGTCCAATTAATCTGTTAAAAAAAACGAACATaaggaaacaacaaaaaacatgCCTACGCAATATTggtataatattttactaccTGAGAGTTGATCAGCCGATCAAAAAACATTCGGTAGGTGATCAACATATTTGCTGACAGTTCTGACAATGGTATAACGCCGCTCCATCTAATGTGAGAAATGAAATCATTAATAAGTTATAAACCCTGcaaattttactaaatatatatatatatatataaaatacctGAAACTCAAAGGTCGACCAACTGACACCTCAACTGGTACTTGTGGTGCCAGAATAGGAAATCTGTCATACGCCCATACTTGCAACAATATTAATGGGCCAGCAAT
This genomic interval carries:
- the LOC116402967 gene encoding serine/threonine-protein phosphatase 7 long form homolog; the protein is MKGQRLSLPWLAEQFTELPPDADVVSVQRYARAYIMQLIGGFLFADKSNTLVHCMFLPLLINFDQAGTYAWGAACLAWLYRELCRASNARSLEIAGPLILLQVWAYDRFPILAPQVPVEVSVGRPLSFRWSGVIPLSELSANMLITYRMFFDRLINSQINWTPYTSHIMALLPRQCHNGQAMWTYVGPMICFHLVEKHQADRVLRQFHMLQMPPEFCSTDQGLHQIDLRGKHDQDWSRIHAEHIAMWHSRNNFCAEAEATQKLTVSDNYFFWYTSITRRFMTPDGAYCYCMNNFVEDVRRVSMENNFEIFSPMCDEVMGDIDNLVQRTRRLNVADTDRRRIRR